In Bos indicus isolate NIAB-ARS_2022 breed Sahiwal x Tharparkar chromosome 25, NIAB-ARS_B.indTharparkar_mat_pri_1.0, whole genome shotgun sequence, the DNA window ACTGCTCTCATGTCTCTTCCTATGTCCAAATTCCCTCCTCTTAttaggacaccagtcagattggattggGGCCTAACCTAAGGGCCTCATTTCAACTTAACCACCTCTTTTAAGTagcaattccctggtggctcagatggtaaagcatctgcccacaatgtgggagacctgggttcaatccctgggttgggaggatcccctgcggaaggaaatggcaatccactccagtactcttgcctagaaaattccatggatggaggagcctggtgggctacagtccacggagtcacaaagagttggacactactgagcgacttcacaactTCACGACCTCTTTTAAAGCCCTTTCTCCAAGGACAGCCACATTCTGAGATACTAGGGGTTAGGGCCTCAACCTatgaattttcagttcagttcaattcagtcactcagtcgtgtccgactctttgcgaccccatgaatcgcagcacgccaggcctccctctccatcaccaactcccggagttcactcagactcacgtccatcgagtcagtgatgccatccagccatctcatcctctgtcgtccccttctcctcctgcccccaatccctcccagcatcagagtcttttccaatgagtcagctcttcgcatgaggtggccaaagtactgcagtttcagctttagcatcattccttccaaagaaatcccagggctgatctccttcagaatggactggttggatctccttgcagtccaagggactctcaagagtcttctccaacaccacagttcaaaagcatcaattcttcggcactcagccttcttcacagtccaactctcacatccatacatgaccacaggaaaaaccatagccttcactagatgaacctttgttggcaaagtaatgtctctgcttttgaattttatggggacacagttcagcccataagGTAGGGCTGACAaattgaggaaaagaaaaaaggcactcagttgtgtgggactctttgcgaccccatggactgtagcctaccaggctcttccgtccatggggttttccagacaagaatactggagtgggttgccatttccttctccaggggatcttcccaacccagggattgaacccaggtctcccacattgtaggcagatgctttaccatctgagccaccagggaagtggttaATGCTCCTAATTGGCGACtaaggtgctctgtgacaattcAATGCAAAGCAAAGTGATCCAGGATTGAATGCTAGTCCTTGTAAAAGGACTTTAGTGGGACAATTGGCAGTAATTTGAATAAGGTCTCTAGTAGGTTATTACATCAGTGCCTGTTTCCTTGTTCTGACGATTGTACTATGGTTATGTAAGATGTCAATATCTGGGGAAGCTTGGGTGAAGAGTATAGGGGAACTCTGTACTACTTTTGCAACATTTCAAAAAGTCTggcattatttcaaaatgaaaagttaaaaatcaaaaattaataattaaccGAAATAGGgtaaacagaagagagaaagagagaaaatgagaatggAATTGGATGAGACCACGGaggaaggaaaaatggagaaaaagaagcaaagagaaagtgACTTCCATGAGGTCAGAGGTTACACCTGCTGTTTGGGTTTCCAATGACCCCCTGCTTCTGGGAGCTCAGCGTATCTTTTGGGAGGTAATATTCATTGAGGAATATTAATTGAGGTAATATTCATTGAGGAATCTGAAGAGCATTGAATCGACCTCACATTCAGAAAAGGCCTCAGAGGCTAATTTCTGACATTGTCTCCAAAGACTGGTACATAGTCAGTGCACTGTATGTGTTGAAACTGTGAATCTCTTGCatgtaaaaacatttaaaatacaccGCCACCTTGGTAATCGAGTTTTGGTGTgcccacttttttaaaaaaaagttttttccaaaacttttttttccaaaaaagtttttttcgaaaacttttttttctgaaaaagtttttccttttttaaactttttttgtttttttggtttgtttttgaggtataattcacataccacacaGTTCACAATTTATTCAAAGGTTTTCGTTACCATGCAATCGCTACCATTACCTAATTACTAGATATTTCATCACGCCACAGAAGAACCCCACACCCGGTTAGCAGTCacttcccacccccaccgccccgcGCCATCGCCCAGCCCCTGACTAGTCTACCGTCCGAATGGATTTCCCTGTTCTGGGCATTTCTTGCAAGGGGATCAAGCATTTGCGGACCCACCGCACATCAAAAGCTCAGCCCCAGGATCGCTAGAGGCCACGGGATTGGCCGGCGGGGGTTGGGTGTGCGCGGGGCGCCCAATCGCCTTCGAGCATCGGAAGGAGGTAGGTGCAAGTGGCTGGAGGCGGCGCGCCGGCTGCCCCGGCGGAGGGCGGAGGCCGAGGAGCCAGCGGCCTGCGTTCGTGGGGCGCCCTGGGAACCGGCATGGTGAGCTGGTGGCAGGCGCTCACGCGCGCCGCCGGGCGTTACCCTTGGCCAGCGAACGTACTGCTTTACGCCGGGTTCTTCTCGGGCGGCGACGCGCTGCAGCAGGTGCTGCGGGGCGGCCCGGCCGACTGGCAACATACGCGGCACGTGGCTACCGTGGCCGTGGCCTTCCACGCGAACTTAAACTATGTGTGGCTGAACCTGCTGGAGCGCGCGCTGCCTGGGCGCGCGCCGCGAACCATCCTGGCCAAGGTGCTGTGCGACCAGGCTCTGGGCGGGCCGGTGTACGTCTCTACCTTCTACGCGGGTGAGGAGACGGGCGGGGACCTGGAGGCGGAGCTGGGGGACGGGCTCGGATCTGGAATTGGGGGACTGGAGGCAGGGGCTTCCTGGGGCTGGGACGGAGCAGGATCCTGGGGCTCTGTGGGGACGGGGCCGGGGCTGGAAACCCTCCCGTGGGGGCCAAGGGTTAGGAGACTGGGAGGGTCGGGGCGAGAGCGGGAGATCGAGGTGTGAGGACCGGGAAGTCTGGGGACCGTGGATTAAGGGGATTGAGGGGAAAGAAATTGAAGCGTGGTTGCTGGAGAGGCCTGGGATTAGGGCGCGAAAGGCGCACTTGGGACGCTGAGGTTGCAAATAGTCTGGGGCTAGAAGTTTCAGGGGGCCCTGGGGTGTCCGTAGGCCGGAACTGGGGGAGGCAGGAATGGAGATCCATTTttcccctgaaaaaaaaaaaaaagatccacgGGAATATCAAGGAGACCCCCAGCTCGTTAGCATTGCCGCTGCGACCCCTGTGACTAGGTTGTGGGGCGGCGGGTGAGGCGGGGGGTTGGACGGTCCGGGGTAGGGTTGGGGGGAGGCGGTCCTGCTCCTGGGAAAATTCACgcctggggctgggggcctcGTTTCCACTGGAGGGATAAGCCTTTCCAACACGAAAACAAAAtgtgaggggattcaggatggtcGGGGCAGAGACAGGGGAATCTGAGGTCCTACCTAAgtgttctcagttgtgtcccgactctttgtgaccccatgcactgtagcctccccaggctcttctgtccatgggattctccaggcaagaatattggagtgggttgccaattccttctccaggggatctgtccaaacgcagggatcgaacccaggtctcctgtattgcaggcagattctttaccatctgaacctccGGGTCCCACCTGTTTCCCCCCAGAATGTGTGCTCAGGGCCATTCTCCTGCTTTTGTAACAAGGTTTACCTGAAGGGAGTCCCACTCCCACTTCAAAACCCACAGATAATGTGAGAAGACCTTGGACCCCTGTTATGAGAGGATTCTGTACCTGTGAGGGTGCAGGGAGCCCCCCTCTTCAGAAAGCGCACCGAGGAGCCTGAGGGCATACCTTTGGGAACCTTCCTTAGCGCCCTAAAATTCTAAAACAGTGGAGAGGGCTCTGTGGCCTTCATCTTCATAGCGTTTTCTATCACCTGGAAAGGAGTGAGCATGGGAGGGGCACCCATCCATTAAGAAAATTCAAGAATCCTGGGCCTGGCCTTGGTATTGGGGAATCACAGATTCCCCCCAAGGGGTCATGTCAGTGCCTGTTGGTATTTTCTTCTAAACGGGTCGAAGTGATCAAGTTACCACTTTGAAGGAACTTACACCGCCCCATGGATCTCATTTTGAGGACCAGAGTCGCTCACAAATTGCACAGGAATCATTCCTGATACAGTGCCAACCACACGGTTGACAGGGTCCGTGAGGTCAGGGCCTAGAGGACCTGAGAGCAGGAGCTGCCTGGTTTATCAGAAATCTGTGCCTTATCCCCAGGAGTGATGACCTGGCCTGGACGTCACTCCCGGGGATAAGGCACAGATTTCTGTAAACATGAAGtcggggaggtaggaggggggtagGTTGGATGTCTGTTCAAGGCTCTTTAGACTTGGAAATTGCCTGTCTTAGATGATCCTTTGTGCTGGGCCTCCCTTGGAAGCTAGAATAGCTATGATTATGAGATCTGGTTCAGAATCCACACCTGGGTTGCTCCCTGAGCGCTTTTCCTCCTTTGTAACTTGACCATCCTCAGCCCAGGGTTATGAAAGAAAGGACATAAAATGCTTAGGTCTTAGTTACTGCCGTGTAAGTTGAGTATGGTATTACCAATATTGGGCTCAGTTTTCTTGTAAGTCCTGTTCTAAGAATCCCCCGCAATTgacttaaaatactttatttccccTTCCTCCCAATCAGAGTTGGGGGAGAATTTTTAAAGCACTCTTATGTTTACATCCTTCCTAAAATAAGAGGGTTTTATTCTTTTCCCCAGACTTCCTTTTCAGGGTTGCTGAACATCAGAGTTTTCCACATGTTTTTAGGAGCACTGAATTGATGTGCCGCTTTCAAATTCCAATTCGAAAGCCTCTTTATATGGGAAATCTGAAGTTGCTAGAACACCCAGGGTCTGGCAGCCTTTctgtaaaaggaagaaattaattttaaaaaatttaagaatttcaaaaaatcttttgaaaggagaggaaaatgtCACTAATAGTCCCACTATGATTATATTGAGGTTTTTGTGAAttctcttacagttttttttcctaaataattctGCTATAACCTCATACCCTGCTATTGTCACTTCATATTAATCATCACTTTAAAATGTACCCAGTTTTAGAATGCAGATTGTCTTCTGTTTTCACTGTTGGGTCAGATGGGACATACTGAGTGAGTGATATTGGAATAGAAAACTTGAATGTGAACTGTTACACAGTATTCTTCCTATTGAATCTTATTAAAAATAGGTATGAGTATTCTCGAAAGAAAGGATGACATATTTCTGGACATGAGACAGAAATTCTGGAATACGTATAAGGTAAGACAGACTTTTGAAAAAGACAACCATGatctttctgtatctttttttttttttaatatttatttatttatttggctgtgtcgggtcttagtttcCACAGGGGATCTTTCTCTGTGGTTTGCAAGCTTAGTTGCCTcgaggcatgtgagattttagttccccattAGGGACTGAAACTTCCTCCCtgaactggaaggcagattcttaaccactggaccaccagggaagtccttttttgtatctttttaacataaagtgaaagtgaaagtaaagtcactcagtcctgtccgactctttgcgaccccatggactgtagcccaccaggctcctctgtccatgcgattctccaggcaagaatactggagtgggttgccattcccttctccaggggatcttcccgacccagggatcgaacccaggtctcctgcattgcaggcagatgctttaacctctgagccaccagggaaacccttttttaacataaaatacatttaaataaaaatattcttaaattaggGCTCCAGATGGTTGACACAAGGATACAGTGTTTTGACAGATCTTAAATTTCTTGTAACGGTTAAAGGAGAAGCTTTAAGAATGTCTATATGTGTCTCTAAATTTTATTCAATGCTCACAATGATTTCTGCCATTCTTGTATTTATTCTTGTTAGTGattacagtgatttttggagtcaAAGAGGTTATTGAAAAATAGGAATTGTAGAATGTGAGTGGCTTAATGGAATCATTGCCACTTTTAGAGCTGATGTTTCCAGGTATGCATTCTGCTGGGTCCCCGTGAAATGAACCTTCTTAACATCACAACGgtatttacagaaaaggaaaatgtttctcAGGGCTTGAAACAAGTCACCTCTTGTACTCAGTAGTTGTTTaaccgctaagtcatgtctgactgttttgccactccatggactgtagcccaccggcctcctctgtccatgggatttcccaggcaagaatactggagtgggttgccttttccttctgaa includes these proteins:
- the MPV17L gene encoding mpv17-like protein isoform X2; amino-acid sequence: MVSWWQALTRAAGRYPWPANVLLYAGFFSGGDALQQVLRGGPADWQHTRHVATVAVAFHANLNYVWLNLLERALPGRAPRTILAKVLCDQALGGPVYVSTFYAGMSILERKDDIFLDMRQKFWNTYKSGLMYWPFVQLINFSLIPIRWRTAYTGLCGFLWATFLCFSQQEVFLCLRVRNGTHSK
- the MPV17L gene encoding mpv17-like protein isoform X1 is translated as MVSWWQALTRAAGRYPWPANVLLYAGFFSGGDALQQVLRGGPADWQHTRHVATVAVAFHANLNYVWLNLLERALPGRAPRTILAKVLCDQALGGPVYVSTFYAGMSILERKDDIFLDMRQKFWNTYKSGLMYWPFVQLINFSLIPIRWRTAYTGLCGFLWATFLCFSQQEGDGTFKSAFTFRRIKGTNEVEKPSEK